In a single window of the Callithrix jacchus isolate 240 chromosome 1, calJac240_pri, whole genome shotgun sequence genome:
- the LOC118151378 gene encoding uncharacterized protein LOC118151378 yields MMCDSGERATEVAPRRGKGPGAVQRAFCGKAGGEDPDEGAPHPPAAAGWGRAGPQPGLGVAGRDPAASRPLPPSVTFQRLRGASAPLFPCSPRATKAAAAAPQAAQRPVSLTCPRRRPRPALGAARVPPGVGCPGPCSLPKLPGCPSHRLSGGEGRGCVGPRGAEELRSLHGLSSAPFPPQRVVAAARAPRLFYKRERALPRRAGASAGGSARALREGLGNAQAERRGRGSRLLATRPPSGKGRTIPEGAEAAMQGKRKIM; encoded by the exons ATGATG TGCGATTCGGGAGAACGAGCTACAGAAGTCGCTCCCCGCCGAGGGAAGGGACCGGGGGCGGTGCAGCGAGCGTTCTGCGGGAAGGCGGGTGGCGAAGATCCCGACGAGGGAGCCCCCCACCCACCTGCCGCAGCCggatggggcagggcagggccgcAGCCAGGCTtgggggtggcagggagggaCCCGGCGGCCTCGCGCCCCCTCCCCCCGTCAGTGACATTCCAGCGGCTGCGCGGAGCCTCGGCCCCGCTGTTCCCTTGCAGCCCACGCGCCACAAAAGCCGCGGCGGCGGCTCCTCAGGCAGCACAGCGGCCCGTCAGTCTCACCTGTCCCCGacgccggccccgccccgcctTAGGGGCTGCCCGGGTCCCGCCCGGCGTCGGCTGCCCCGGACCCTGCTCCCTCCCGAAGCTCCCTGGCTGCCCCTCTCACCGGCTCTCGGGGGGTGAAGGGCGTGGGTGCGTCGGGCCGAGGGGTGCTGAGGAACTAAGGAGCCTCCACGGCTTGAGCTCCGCACCGTTCCCTCCGCAGCGAGTAGTGGCGGCGGCGCGCGCGCCCCGCCTCTTTTATAAGCGGGAGCGCGCGCTCCCGCGGCGGGCGGGCGCGAGCGCCGGGGGAAGCGCCCGGGCGCTGCGCGAGGGGTTGGGGAACGCGCAGGCAGAGCGAAGGGGGCGGGGCTCTCGCCTGCTCGCCACCCGACCGCCCAGCGGAAAGGGCCGAACGATCCCGGAAGGAGCCGAAGCGGCGATGCAGGGGAAGAG